A region from the Candidatus Thiothrix putei genome encodes:
- a CDS encoding FtsK/SpoIIIE domain-containing protein — protein sequence MLAATQQAQDNNGESDFLHSRIGLAGANPAYFSMGEKSDAYHALIGGATRTGKTTLLNNLILNACEAYSPQQLQLTLMDFKDGVSFWEYADLGHIAALYAPTEANFPAALQCLAQFEQQISTRYAQFRTERVARLADYNNVSAQPLPRCLLVVDEVQSLFEGRDYQQKSEVKRILSNIAKKGAAAGVHMILSTQSFQNVELEGDVKDQFHLRIGLRHASAIGCRALMGRDNDAMLNLERFTAIYNSHQGESQHNRLVALDGLPDFHARLDNLKAQYPATACHQSSLNEPLAQTTPVAISKFIDGDVSEPW from the coding sequence TTGTTGGCAGCGACTCAGCAAGCGCAAGATAATAACGGCGAAAGCGATTTCCTGCACAGCCGCATTGGGCTGGCGGGGGCGAATCCGGCGTATTTCAGCATGGGGGAAAAGTCCGATGCGTATCATGCATTGATTGGTGGTGCCACGCGCACGGGCAAAACCACATTGCTGAACAATTTGATTCTCAATGCTTGCGAAGCCTATTCGCCGCAACAATTGCAACTGACCTTAATGGATTTCAAGGATGGGGTAAGTTTCTGGGAGTATGCCGATTTGGGGCATATTGCCGCGCTTTACGCACCGACTGAGGCGAATTTTCCGGCTGCGTTACAGTGTTTGGCACAATTTGAACAACAGATCAGCACTCGCTACGCCCAATTCCGTACTGAACGGGTAGCGCGTTTAGCGGACTATAACAACGTGTCCGCGCAACCGTTACCGCGCTGTTTATTAGTGGTGGATGAAGTACAAAGTTTATTTGAAGGGCGTGACTATCAACAAAAAAGCGAGGTGAAGCGCATTCTTAGCAACATCGCGAAAAAAGGCGCGGCGGCGGGGGTACACATGATCCTCAGCACGCAATCTTTCCAAAATGTCGAGCTGGAAGGCGACGTGAAAGACCAGTTCCACCTGCGGATTGGCTTACGTCATGCCAGTGCAATAGGGTGTCGGGCGTTGATGGGACGTGATAATGATGCCATGCTTAATCTCGAACGTTTCACCGCTATTTACAACAGCCATCAGGGTGAGTCACAGCATAACCGTTTGGTCGCTTTGGATGGATTACCCGATTTCCATGCACGGCTAGATAACCTGAAGGCTCAATACCCAGCTACTGCCTGTCATCAATCCAGCCTGAATGAACCTTTAGCACAAACCACGCCCGTAGCCATCAGTAAGTTTATAGATGGGGATGTCAGTGAGCCTTGGTAA
- a CDS encoding transposase — translation MNSTERALIAQRWSLLQIEILPCFNDAFGTLTPKLEKLIHVLELTRIEDFVRSFRDGSGRPATERSWFANAFVAKSVLNIVNTRALIDRLQNDRSLRRICGFPLTKKLPSESTFSRAFAEFAEQRLAERVHETLVKTYLGDALIGHLCRDSTAIEARERPVAEEKPKKKQGQTRIQRQREQSLQQALDEIPVQCNRGTKKNAQGYKHSWNGYKLHIDTADCGVPIAAILSSASFHDSGAAIPLSQISAQRVTSLYDLMDAAYCSADLHEYSRHLGHVPLIDHNPRGGQKEAFEPADAERYKIRSTVERTNARLKDEFGGRNVWVQGAQKVYSHLMFGILVLSADQLMRVLL, via the coding sequence ATGAATTCTACCGAACGCGCCCTGATTGCACAACGCTGGAGTTTGCTGCAAATTGAAATACTACCTTGCTTCAATGATGCCTTTGGCACATTGACCCCCAAGCTTGAAAAACTCATTCACGTACTGGAGCTGACGCGCATTGAAGATTTTGTGCGCTCTTTTCGTGATGGGTCTGGACGGCCAGCGACGGAGCGATCTTGGTTTGCCAATGCTTTTGTCGCCAAAAGCGTGCTCAATATTGTCAATACGCGAGCACTCATTGACCGGCTGCAAAACGATCGCTCCCTGCGACGCATCTGCGGGTTTCCCCTGACCAAGAAACTGCCTTCCGAATCCACCTTTTCACGTGCCTTCGCTGAATTTGCTGAACAGCGTTTAGCGGAACGTGTGCATGAAACGTTGGTGAAAACGTATTTGGGCGATGCGCTGATCGGCCACCTGTGTCGGGATTCAACAGCCATTGAGGCACGTGAACGGCCTGTTGCCGAGGAAAAGCCAAAGAAAAAACAAGGGCAAACACGGATTCAGCGCCAACGGGAACAGTCACTTCAGCAAGCACTCGATGAGATACCGGTTCAGTGTAACCGGGGGACGAAGAAGAATGCCCAAGGCTACAAGCACAGTTGGAACGGCTACAAACTGCATATCGATACCGCCGATTGTGGTGTCCCGATAGCAGCCATTCTGTCTTCCGCCTCGTTTCACGACAGCGGGGCAGCCATCCCACTCTCTCAAATCAGTGCCCAACGTGTCACCAGTCTCTACGACCTGATGGATGCAGCCTATTGCAGTGCTGATTTGCACGAATACAGCCGTCATCTGGGGCATGTCCCTCTGATTGATCACAATCCTCGCGGCGGACAGAAAGAAGCGTTTGAACCTGCTGATGCCGAGCGTTACAAAATTCGCAGCACCGTAGAACGAACCAATGCCCGCCTGAAGGATGAATTTGGTGGTCGGAATGTGTGGGTGCAAGGTGCGCAAAAAGTTTACAGCCACTTGATGTTTGGGATTTTGGTGTTGAGTGCTGATCAACTGATGCGTGTCTTGTTATAA
- a CDS encoding SUMF1/EgtB/PvdO family nonheme iron enzyme produces MTDNLTNNPAGYLSELQRIEREQELAKLRTLSLEFMGVLNYFPKLHEELNAFHNTDGIAFHKLDDRLRTILGEAANLQFKIQGLARLQRDVPKMREFLQRLQQEMGLQFVERFSTQFSELCDDIDRSFVKDKAIPKQEKSWANTMGQDQWGRYGDLVINGVHQRFRWIDPGSFLMGSPKSETSRFNDEEQHRVTLTQGFWLADTACTQDLWVAVMGSNPARFQISLEHPVERVSWDDIHIFLERFKSYLLSDLQNPTN; encoded by the coding sequence ATGACTGACAACCTCACCAACAATCCCGCCGGTTACCTTAGCGAACTGCAACGCATCGAGCGCGAACAAGAACTCGCCAAACTCCGCACCCTCAGCCTCGAATTTATGGGCGTGTTGAACTACTTCCCCAAACTGCACGAAGAACTGAATGCTTTCCATAATACTGATGGTATCGCTTTTCATAAGCTTGATGATCGTTTGCGTACCATATTGGGGGAGGCTGCCAACTTGCAATTTAAAATTCAGGGTTTAGCTCGGTTACAGCGTGATGTGCCCAAAATGCGAGAGTTTTTACAGCGTTTGCAACAGGAAATGGGGTTGCAGTTTGTGGAACGCTTTAGTACTCAATTCAGTGAATTATGCGATGATATTGATCGATCCTTTGTAAAGGATAAAGCTATTCCAAAGCAGGAAAAAAGCTGGGCAAATACAATGGGGCAAGACCAATGGGGTCGTTACGGTGATTTGGTTATCAACGGAGTGCATCAGCGTTTCCGCTGGATTGATCCGGGAAGTTTCTTGATGGGATCACCAAAGTCAGAAACCAGCCGTTTCAACGATGAAGAGCAACATCGTGTAACGCTTACGCAAGGATTTTGGCTGGCAGATACTGCTTGCACACAGGATTTGTGGGTAGCAGTGATGGGTAGTAATCCCGCACGTTTTCAGATCAGTCTGGAGCATCCAGTTGAGCGTGTGAGTTGGGATGATATTCATATCTTTTTAGAGCGATTTAAAAGTTATCTATTGAGCGACTTGCAAAATCCGACAAACTGA
- a CDS encoding UPF0175 family protein has product MLHLDPAGFVEEMRLAAAIKWYELRRVSQEKAAEIAGISRADFITALSLAKVSPFQLTADEIREELHDLH; this is encoded by the coding sequence GTGCTGCACCTAGACCCCGCAGGCTTTGTGGAAGAGATGCGCCTTGCCGCTGCCATCAAGTGGTATGAGTTGCGGCGCGTGTCGCAGGAAAAAGCGGCGGAAATTGCCGGAATCAGCCGCGCTGATTTCATCACTGCATTGTCGTTGGCGAAGGTTTCCCCTTTCCAGCTAACAGCGGATGAGATACGCGAGGAATTGCATGACCTCCATTAA
- a CDS encoding transposase family protein — protein sequence MAEYSFNALKSNEKAFVAMTSLNVKEFLGLLERFSAAYQTDLHARGKRVDETRGRSDGKLALIEDKLFFILFYLKTYPLQEVLAYSFDLPQSVANHWIHRLCPVLQSALDNMGHKPIRLSSELMERLAEEGQGVNGSDARTH from the coding sequence ATGGCGGAGTACAGTTTTAACGCATTGAAATCCAATGAAAAGGCATTTGTTGCCATGACCAGTCTCAACGTTAAGGAGTTTTTGGGTTTGCTCGAACGGTTCAGTGCAGCTTACCAAACTGACCTACACGCCCGGGGCAAACGTGTTGATGAGACGCGGGGTCGTTCTGATGGGAAACTGGCATTAATAGAAGACAAACTGTTTTTCATTCTGTTTTACCTGAAGACCTATCCTTTACAAGAAGTGCTGGCGTATTCATTTGATCTTCCCCAAAGTGTGGCAAACCACTGGATACACCGCTTGTGTCCCGTATTACAAAGTGCATTGGATAACATGGGACATAAGCCCATTCGACTATCCTCAGAATTAATGGAACGGCTAGCAGAAGAAGGGCAGGGTGTGAACGGAAGTGATGCCCGGACACATTAA
- a CDS encoding ISKra4 family transposase (programmed frameshift), producing MLDKPTQLAQRLARHPALQERIESILTIMESSSDDLKRADEAERQIIETLRQLGHDALSGWAQQHEAAAASRATDSGLASYGSKKLYWHSTYGQIEVNERLFRQGTCLQRPFSASAAVRCRGVSAPLQRVVTDFGADHPFRQVSEKLQEHYGISLPPETIRQTTERHGRLMLDNTVLETTRPERTGKACVLVEMDGGMVPIVTSAPEAADRRKGKTLNWQELKLCIARELGSTRRFYGGTFNGGTEQAGQHLYHCACQAGFGRATDIHGVGDGAVWIADQIEHWFGSQGAYLVDFYHLSEYLAEAAPSCSSDTDAWLEQRQAELKANRSAKVLEALLPHLEAPATVDAQAPVRKAYRYLNNRREQVDYAGAIRQGRPIGSGEIESAHRFVVQAHLKKPGAWWAAENVDPMLALRVTRLNGGWNDYWQNFSACNAA from the exons ATGTTAGACAAACCAACGCAGCTCGCCCAACGCCTTGCCCGTCATCCCGCACTTCAGGAACGGATTGAATCGATCCTAACCATTATGGAATCCAGCAGTGACGACTTGAAACGCGCCGATGAAGCAGAACGGCAGATCATCGAAACCCTGCGCCAACTGGGGCACGATGCGCTATCCGGCTGGGCACAACAGCATGAAGCAGCGGCCGCC TCAAGGGCAACAGACAGCGGGTTGGCGTCCTATGGGTCAAAAAAACTCTACTGGCACAGTACCTACGGACAGATTGAAGTAAACGAACGGTTGTTTCGCCAAGGTACGTGCCTGCAACGGCCTTTTTCCGCCAGTGCGGCGGTGCGTTGCCGGGGAGTATCCGCGCCGCTGCAACGGGTGGTCACGGATTTTGGGGCGGATCATCCTTTCCGGCAGGTGAGTGAAAAACTTCAGGAACATTATGGCATCAGCTTGCCCCCGGAAACGATCCGGCAGACAACGGAACGTCATGGACGTCTGATGCTGGACAATACGGTACTGGAAACGACCCGGCCTGAGCGCACGGGAAAAGCCTGTGTGCTGGTGGAAATGGATGGCGGCATGGTTCCCATTGTCACGAGCGCCCCGGAAGCGGCTGACCGCCGCAAAGGTAAAACCCTGAACTGGCAAGAATTAAAGCTGTGCATTGCCCGCGAATTGGGGAGCACCCGCCGGTTTTATGGCGGAACGTTTAACGGCGGCACGGAACAGGCCGGACAACACCTGTACCATTGTGCCTGTCAGGCAGGCTTTGGACGGGCAACCGACATTCATGGCGTGGGCGACGGGGCGGTCTGGATTGCCGACCAGATAGAACACTGGTTTGGCAGTCAGGGTGCTTATCTGGTGGATTTTTACCATTTGAGCGAATACCTCGCGGAAGCCGCCCCCTCCTGCTCCTCTGACACCGACGCATGGCTGGAGCAGCGGCAAGCGGAATTGAAAGCCAACCGTTCTGCCAAGGTACTGGAAGCCCTGTTGCCTCATCTGGAAGCTCCCGCCACAGTGGATGCGCAAGCTCCTGTCAGGAAAGCTTACCGCTACCTCAATAACCGACGTGAGCAAGTGGATTATGCCGGGGCTATCCGGCAGGGACGCCCTATCGGCTCCGGCGAAATTGAAAGTGCTCACCGCTTTGTCGTACAAGCACACCTGAAAAAGCCGGGTGCTTGGTGGGCAGCAGAGAATGTCGATCCCATGCTCGCCCTTCGCGTGACTCGCCTGAATGGCGGATGGAATGATTATTGGCAGAATTTCTCCGCCTGCAACGCTGCTTAA
- a CDS encoding transposase family protein — MHHFRSHPEGQQELIIDGTERRIQRPVDNDVQREYYSGKKKAHTVKNNVIVGCADRHIKYLGDTHSGKKHDKKIADEEQTQLPEGSVILRDLGFKGADMGKGVTVIEPKKKPRNKCLTPQEKEENRQISARRVVVEHIISGIKRCRCLKDVYRNLKDDFDDQIMEIACGLHNLRNSMRNPIY, encoded by the coding sequence ATGCATCACTTCCGGTCACACCCAGAAGGGCAACAGGAATTGATTATTGACGGAACAGAGCGGAGAATCCAGCGCCCCGTGGATAATGATGTCCAGCGCGAATACTATAGTGGTAAAAAAAAAGCCCATACGGTTAAAAACAATGTCATCGTTGGCTGTGCTGACAGACATATCAAATACTTAGGGGATACTCACTCAGGCAAGAAGCATGACAAGAAAATTGCCGATGAGGAGCAGACCCAATTACCGGAGGGTTCTGTGATTTTACGTGATTTAGGCTTCAAGGGGGCTGACATGGGAAAAGGTGTCACCGTCATTGAGCCAAAAAAGAAGCCACGGAATAAATGTCTGACCCCACAAGAAAAAGAAGAAAACCGTCAAATTTCTGCCCGCAGGGTAGTCGTTGAACATATCATCAGTGGTATTAAACGCTGCCGATGCCTGAAAGATGTGTACCGTAATTTAAAAGATGACTTTGATGACCAGATTATGGAAATTGCTTGCGGACTACACAACCTGAGAAACTCCATGCGAAATCCAATCTATTGA
- a CDS encoding putative toxin-antitoxin system toxin component, PIN family: MTHTTKKLIFDTSSLIGAVINAKSLPALVFAQAKQAHTLFISLETIAELQTVVARKKFDRYFIGKEASRREDFFAEYRAIAQLVEPTHTATECRDANDNMFLSLALSVEADMIVSSDNRHYL; the protein is encoded by the coding sequence ATGACCCACACAACAAAGAAACTCATTTTTGATACCAGTTCTCTGATTGGGGCGGTCATCAATGCCAAATCCTTGCCTGCTTTGGTCTTTGCCCAAGCCAAACAAGCGCACACATTGTTCATTTCGTTGGAAACTATCGCCGAACTTCAAACAGTTGTTGCCAGAAAGAAATTTGACCGCTATTTCATCGGGAAAGAGGCGAGCCGGAGAGAAGATTTCTTTGCTGAATACCGTGCAATCGCTCAGCTTGTTGAACCCACGCATACCGCGACTGAGTGTCGGGATGCAAACGACAATATGTTTTTATCGCTCGCCTTGTCGGTTGAAGCGGATATGATCGTCTCCAGTGATAATAGACATTATCTATAA